The sequence AACAAAAgactattatatttatatatatgtataaaaaaaataatcagtgtCAAAATTTTAGTGAGGCAATTGCCTCACTTGCCTCAAGGGTAGTTACGGCCTTGATTAAGTTTTACCATTGTCATTCTGTCCGTCGTACTGTACATACATACGTCCATACGTCCCGAAATTGGTTTCCGTTCTCTTACTTGAGTTTGTGCCtcaacaaaatgttatgaaacttatacacaacgCTTATTACtgcaaaacacagatcaagtttgaattttggtggggTCACTTCAACCGTTCTAGAGTAATGCCCCTTAACAAATGGAAATATTACCCCAAAAAAatccgttctctaacttaagtttgcctcaaccaaatgttaagaatcttttacaaaatgataattattattaaaaaaatatcaagtttgAAATTTAGTGGCGTCACATTTATCGTTTTGAGTTGTGCCTcttaacaaatggaaaaatgctgattttttttcttcgaatctttaactttagtttgccacAGCCAAATGTTATTcaacttatacacaatgtttattacctcaaaatacagatcaagtttgaattttggtggtgtctCTTACCATTTTAGAGTTATGCTCATTTGGAAATGGAAAAGAAAGGACTCTAATATCTGTTAAAAAAGTGTCAATCGtataatagttatttttttttaatttgagttatcttcctttgtctaTAATTGTAgttgaataaatttaaaaaaaaataattttgccaACTACAATTatggacaaaggaagataaactccaattttaaaaattatttttttcaatttttacatcAATTCTGTACAACCAATGcttaatacaatacaatattcaCTGGAAAAATCTTTACCCATCTgtgcttacaagcactttgaaTAATGTTCTTCTGTTTTGTCACTTTATAAACgtatatgatattttgtttctattttctaacttaagtttgtctcaactaaatttaatgaaatatatatatataatgcttaTCACCACTTAACTCAGTTTAAGTTCAAATTTAGAAAGTGTCACTCAtacagttcttgagttatgtcccttattattatttttaatgctagcggggcatcatctgtgtccctatggacacattcctcatttattttaaaactgaggtaaaatgtaaacaattttgAGCCAaggatttctttttccttttgatATAAGTTGAGGCAATGCCAAAATggcaaacaacagtacacaatcAACAACACTGATCCTTAACATCAAGCAAACCTCTTAAGGTGTTAATTAGTTTTATCAATTGAAATTCAACTCACCATTTTTCTTAATTGACCGGGTGCGCTTGTTTTGGGGTAGTATATAGATTATAACACTTGCTCCAAAGTAAaggcttatatttttttttattatttattttactagaTATACCGAAGAAATCAGGCTATAACAATGGAGTTGAGGGTTCAGTTTAATGTTGCTATGGTGATAGCTGTGATTTTTGCGGAGATTTTGAACGAACTTTGGTTTAACCGCCATTCTCCATGGGGCAGACGATTTGATGACAGATATCACATTAACTCGATTCTGTGTGACGCCGTCCTGGTTGTGCTCCTCAAATACATTATAGAGTAAGTACTAATCAAACCAACGCACATGACTTTCGAAAATTAAACATGCCggtatcaaaaatgaaaattttaattatcatctgttctattcttttaaaaaacctTTTGGTTTTatgattcaatatttatttttagaagcCTTTTGTTTTGATGATTTATAGTATTCAAGTATTTGGacatatttaacttttaattgtttgaattttaGCGTTCCTGGTAAAGATCGGTAAAGCTTAATCTACagaaaaacaattaacatttactttaatttttttttaaataaacacacACATGCATCCATTAACCGAGTTCCATTGGGTTCAGACGCACCAACTATATATCATTTGgttttattatttcacttttaaggACATCTAATTCCCCATCTTGGTCTAGGAGTTATGGATTAAGCGAGGATCGTGAAAAGGTCTTGACATTAATTGTAACGTGGCAGTAaacttttaattacatgtactatTTGCTCAACATGGAAGCAGGATAACCATGATCGAAACAGGGGACTTTATTTGTATACCTGTTATTTGGTCAATAAGTAGCTGATTATAGCAGAATACAGCATTCTTGCGTTGGTAGGCGATTTTAAACTACTATATGAACTAATTACAGTACTAAAATCtctaaaacatttcaaatgttgGTATTATTGTCTTGTATTACTGTAATTCTTACTTTTGATTTTCAGATTTGTTTGGGTTGTTGGACGTTGGGAAGATGCTATGATGCTGTCCTTATTTCTGGCGGGAATTTTTGCATGCTTAGAAGCACCAAGATGGCACTTAAACCATGGGGATGTTATGGGGAGGTTCTTTAGTTACTTGATTCATAAATTCCTTCTTATGTTTGTGATGATTTTTGCtcttatatattttagatatttaggTTAAATAATGGTGgtattatttgattataacttgTTACGTAAATACATATTAAATACTCCATTTCATCTGTATGTTATACTGACATTGTAATTATAGCAATAAACactttcttttgtatatttcCTTCTTTCTTGACAGAAAATGTAATGTTATAAGTATCCCTTTAGACGTTTCTGGAAATGTCAGAACGATCTAATCAAGATATATATCTCTGATTTCAATCAAGCCTTACAGTGGCGggtccctttaaaaaaaaaaaaaaaaaagaaaaaaaaaactatcgttATAATCGTCAAAAGGCTGTCCCTGTTGTTCATGCCCTGTCAATTCAGTCAAGAGATGAGACTTTGGAAGTCGTTTTGGGAAAATAAAACGGACAAACCAGAGTCAACAACATCAACCTTAACTGATGTAAGGGCATGCTCGACTTTATTTCCAAACATCATGAAAGTTCTCTTCTTACTTGCTTTGACGAGCGTCACGTCAAGCTCCACCGAAAGAGCTAACTCATCCCTTAAGTTGATCAAGAATGATTTGAGAAGCACCATGAAGGAGGATCGCCTAAATGCTCTGcttcttttatattttcacagagacattaaacttgattttgataaaattattgaCGATTACGCCATGGGAAATCACGTAAAATGGTTCTAATGAATCCACTCTAGTAATTGAAAATGAGAGTCCGTCAGTATTTTTCTGTGTTCATTTTAGGTTTTGCGTcaaggtacatgtatactagaaatatgtatatttcCACATTAAAGCAATACTCAGAACGAAAGAACTTTATTTTTCagtgtttatttgtcttgtATCATGTGTGTCGTTCAACGAAACCCGAACTTAATCAAAAATAGAGGGATAACTTCATAATTTGATGTTAAACTGTTGAAATTGAGGAGCTTCTGAGTTTCCCCATGGACCCTCAACCGTAATCACGCCTCTTGTTCATAAAATCCTAGCCTAGGAATTGAAATGTTAAGTAACTCCTTTTACccttgagtttggaatttctcGTTATTGGTCTACTGCTGTTAAGATCCATccaatcattttaatataccATAGACAATTAATGGAGAGAACTCGgcataaaaaatgtcacacCCTGACactttaactataaaatatacatgctcCAAGTCAGGAACCGTTACATTAGTGCAATTctctattattttatgttttttagccaaaaaaaggtccaaaaaaaTTTTCGCCTCGCTTCGCTcggcaaaatattttattctacgCCTCCCCTTTCAAATATCCTGGACACGCCCctgccttatatatatatatatgggaaCTCGAGTTTATAAATTGATCAGAATTTTAACCAAATTGCTGtaagaata is a genomic window of Mytilus trossulus isolate FHL-02 chromosome 1, PNRI_Mtr1.1.1.hap1, whole genome shotgun sequence containing:
- the LOC134684350 gene encoding uncharacterized protein LOC134684350; this translates as MELRVQFNVAMVIAVIFAEILNELWFNRHSPWGRRFDDRYHINSILCDAVLVVLLKYIIEFVWVVGRWEDAMMLSLFLAGIFACLEAPRWHLNHGDVMGRFFSYLIHKFLLMFVMIFALIYFRYLG